From Caulobacter segnis, a single genomic window includes:
- a CDS encoding alpha/beta hydrolase, protein MTLKRDLIGAAAAALLLAPFAAQAQTPPAQGQAASCLPRGFFAGPAAYKSVEQLPDGRVTFRLCAPEAQAAMVTSTDNADVIPMGFGGGPRGLAMTKDASGLWSVTTDKPVAADTYRFNFNVDGARVPDPQGTRFSEERVGVNSTFEVMGPAGAFQTFDKAVPHGVVSTVEYWSGSLNVRRRAHVYTPPGYEKGKGVYPVLYLVHGAGDSDDSWTSVGHAQYILDNLIAAGKAKPMIIVMPAGHTPDRPGANMLVNTDFGDDFLKDLIPYVDARYRTSAKADARAMAGLSMGGAHTIQNGLTHPELFHYIGIFSMGLQSSEQATEYATRNDAALTQGAKAFKLVYYAMGKDDFLHGTVASTRATLDKYGIAHVYNESGGGHTWINWRRYLADFAPRLFK, encoded by the coding sequence ATGACCCTCAAGCGTGACCTGATCGGAGCGGCCGCGGCCGCCTTGCTGCTGGCGCCGTTCGCGGCCCAAGCCCAAACGCCGCCGGCTCAGGGACAGGCGGCCAGCTGCCTGCCGCGCGGCTTCTTCGCCGGCCCGGCGGCCTACAAGTCGGTGGAGCAGCTGCCCGACGGCCGCGTCACCTTCCGCCTGTGCGCGCCGGAGGCCCAGGCCGCCATGGTGACCAGCACCGACAACGCCGATGTCATCCCGATGGGCTTCGGCGGCGGGCCGCGCGGCCTGGCCATGACCAAGGACGCCTCGGGCCTGTGGAGCGTCACGACCGACAAGCCGGTCGCGGCCGACACCTACCGCTTCAACTTCAACGTCGATGGCGCGCGCGTGCCTGATCCGCAGGGGACGCGGTTCTCTGAAGAGCGCGTCGGGGTCAACAGCACCTTCGAGGTCATGGGCCCGGCCGGCGCCTTCCAGACCTTCGACAAGGCCGTGCCGCATGGCGTGGTCTCGACGGTGGAGTACTGGTCTGGATCGCTGAACGTGCGCCGCCGCGCCCACGTCTACACGCCGCCCGGCTACGAGAAGGGCAAGGGCGTCTATCCGGTGCTCTATCTGGTCCACGGCGCCGGCGACAGCGACGACAGCTGGACCTCGGTCGGCCACGCCCAATACATCCTCGACAACCTGATCGCGGCCGGGAAGGCCAAGCCGATGATCATCGTCATGCCCGCCGGCCATACGCCTGATCGGCCTGGCGCGAACATGCTGGTCAACACCGACTTCGGCGACGATTTCCTCAAGGACCTGATCCCGTACGTCGACGCCCGTTACCGCACGAGCGCCAAGGCCGACGCACGGGCGATGGCCGGCCTGTCGATGGGCGGCGCGCACACCATTCAGAACGGCCTGACCCATCCGGAGCTCTTCCACTACATCGGGATCTTCAGCATGGGCTTGCAATCGTCCGAGCAGGCGACCGAGTACGCGACCCGCAATGACGCGGCGCTGACGCAGGGCGCCAAGGCGTTCAAGCTGGTCTACTACGCCATGGGCAAGGACGACTTCCTGCACGGGACCGTCGCCTCGACCCGCGCGACGCTGGACAAGTACGGGATCGCCCACGTCTATAACGAGAGCGGCGGAGGCCACACCTGGATCAACTGGCGCCGCTACCTGGCCGATTTCGCGCCGCGCCTGTTCAAGTAG
- a CDS encoding tannase/feruloyl esterase family alpha/beta hydrolase codes for MIEAMVALAMAATPAGQSPKTACGDLAGFTVEAARIGLPTTGAKVTSASADPAGVCVVKGAIAPVDPAAPPINFQINLPAAWNGKAVQIGGGGYDGFLVSGRSPSFLPKDKERVATGYATFGSDSGHQGGGGDPRLAVGDASFAMNEEAWINFGHAQIKKTRDVAVAVMGRFYGTGPRRLYFYGNSQGGHEGLIAAQRFPADYDGVVAIHPAYNFTALQLSGLNLAKHLYAPGAWISPAKTRLIGDAVVAKCDGLDGLMDGVVSNVAACRAAFDVRTLRCPGDSESDGCLTSAQVKAAIAISQPTRFGMVISGGDTFGGWPILEGAFGKGSFFGLGFRSVPGKPPTGQDAFGFLMADQGVRYMMVRDPAYDSLAFEPTQHRAAVARSAELVDASSTDLDPFRARGGKLLLMHGTVDMAIPPSNSIAYYQRLSARYGTALPGFLRFYIAPGFGHGDGPFPVSWNSLEALDHWVEAGQAPGPQTIADTSPDGGGRARPLCEFPRWPRYDGKGDPNRADSFACVN; via the coding sequence TTGATCGAGGCAATGGTGGCCCTGGCGATGGCGGCCACGCCCGCGGGGCAGTCGCCCAAGACCGCGTGCGGCGACCTGGCCGGCTTCACGGTCGAAGCGGCGCGGATCGGCTTGCCGACCACCGGCGCGAAGGTCACCAGCGCCTCGGCCGATCCGGCTGGAGTCTGCGTGGTCAAAGGCGCGATCGCCCCCGTCGACCCCGCGGCGCCGCCGATAAACTTCCAGATCAACCTGCCGGCCGCCTGGAATGGCAAGGCGGTGCAGATCGGCGGCGGCGGCTATGACGGCTTCCTGGTCTCCGGCCGCAGCCCAAGTTTCCTGCCCAAGGACAAGGAGCGGGTCGCGACGGGCTATGCGACCTTCGGCTCGGATTCCGGTCACCAGGGCGGCGGTGGGGACCCGCGGCTAGCGGTGGGCGACGCGTCCTTCGCGATGAACGAGGAAGCCTGGATCAACTTCGGCCACGCCCAGATCAAGAAGACGCGCGACGTCGCCGTGGCGGTCATGGGCCGTTTCTACGGGACGGGACCGCGTCGGCTCTATTTCTACGGCAACTCGCAGGGCGGCCATGAAGGTCTGATCGCCGCCCAGCGTTTCCCGGCCGACTACGATGGCGTGGTGGCCATCCACCCGGCCTACAATTTCACGGCCCTGCAGCTGTCGGGCCTGAACCTGGCGAAACATCTCTACGCGCCGGGCGCCTGGATCAGCCCGGCCAAGACGCGGCTGATCGGCGACGCGGTCGTGGCCAAGTGCGATGGCCTCGACGGATTGATGGACGGCGTGGTCTCGAACGTCGCCGCCTGCCGCGCCGCCTTCGACGTGCGGACCCTGCGGTGCCCTGGCGACTCCGAGAGCGACGGATGCCTGACGAGCGCCCAGGTGAAGGCGGCCATCGCCATCTCGCAACCCACACGGTTCGGCATGGTGATCAGCGGTGGCGACACGTTCGGCGGCTGGCCGATCCTGGAAGGCGCGTTCGGCAAGGGCAGCTTCTTCGGCCTGGGCTTCCGGTCCGTCCCGGGCAAGCCGCCGACCGGTCAGGACGCGTTCGGTTTCCTGATGGCCGACCAGGGCGTGCGCTACATGATGGTCCGCGATCCGGCCTACGACTCGCTGGCCTTCGAGCCCACCCAGCACCGCGCGGCGGTGGCGCGCTCGGCCGAGCTGGTCGACGCCAGCAGCACCGACCTGGATCCCTTCCGGGCGCGGGGCGGCAAGCTGCTGCTGATGCACGGCACGGTCGACATGGCCATCCCACCCAGCAACTCGATCGCCTACTACCAGCGCCTGAGCGCGCGGTACGGAACGGCCCTGCCGGGCTTCCTTCGATTCTATATCGCGCCTGGCTTCGGCCATGGCGACGGACCGTTCCCGGTGTCGTGGAATTCGCTGGAGGCGCTCGACCATTGGGTCGAGGCCGGACAGGCGCCGGGTCCGCAGACGATCGCCGACACCTCGCCGGATGGCGGCGGACGCGCGCGGCCATTGTGCGAGTTTCCGCGCTGGCCACGCTACGACGGCAAGGGCGATCCGAACCGCGCCGACAGCTTCGCCTGCGTGAACTGA